A window from Micromonospora profundi encodes these proteins:
- a CDS encoding 2'-5' RNA ligase family protein, translating to MRTVELVCSGGLDGAVRAAWDRLAQVGLPSLARNTHPTNRPHLTVAAVDEFPPGVEPRLADLLDAALPLPVMLDRVVVLDGSAPLVWLVRPTPALTALHAAVWDVLADADGHRPWHAPGAWVPHLSLALRFRDADLRLARAVTGGQRPTGSFVAARSYDGTDRSVTALTGQQC from the coding sequence GTGCGGACGGTGGAGTTGGTGTGTTCGGGCGGGTTGGACGGTGCGGTGCGGGCGGCGTGGGACCGGTTGGCGCAGGTCGGGCTGCCCAGCCTGGCCCGCAACACCCACCCCACAAACCGGCCGCACCTGACGGTCGCCGCTGTGGACGAGTTCCCGCCCGGAGTCGAGCCCCGCTTGGCCGATCTGCTGGACGCCGCGCTTCCGCTGCCGGTCATGCTCGACCGGGTCGTGGTCCTCGACGGCAGCGCGCCGCTGGTCTGGCTGGTACGCCCCACTCCGGCGCTGACAGCGCTGCACGCCGCCGTCTGGGACGTTCTCGCCGACGCCGACGGGCACCGCCCGTGGCACGCGCCGGGGGCGTGGGTGCCGCACCTGAGTCTGGCCCTGCGGTTCCGCGACGCGGACCTGCGGCTGGCCCGCGCCGTCACCGGTGGACAGCGCCCGACGGGCTCCTTCGTCGCGGCCCGCAGCTACGACGGCACGGACCGATCGGTGACCGCGTTGACCGGCCAGCAGTGCTGA
- a CDS encoding response regulator transcription factor — translation MIRVLLADDEDLIRVAVGALLALEPDIEVVGHAADGPAAVTAALAHRPDVAVVDLEMPGLDGIAVAAELTRVRPACAVVVLTGHGRPGHLRQALTAGARGFLPKGAPGSALADVIRRVHAGGRYVDPSLAADALTLPTCPLTPRELETLRLAEFGAPVAVIARRVHLSTGTVRNHLSAAVQKIGAADRAAAVRTARDNGWL, via the coding sequence GTGATCCGCGTCCTGCTCGCTGACGACGAGGACCTGATCCGGGTCGCCGTCGGCGCGCTGCTCGCTCTGGAGCCGGACATCGAGGTGGTGGGACACGCCGCCGACGGCCCGGCGGCGGTCACCGCGGCACTCGCACACCGCCCCGACGTGGCAGTGGTGGATCTGGAGATGCCCGGCCTGGACGGCATCGCTGTCGCCGCCGAGCTGACCCGCGTCCGTCCCGCCTGCGCTGTGGTCGTCCTCACCGGGCACGGCCGTCCGGGTCACCTGCGCCAGGCGTTGACCGCCGGCGCCCGGGGGTTCCTGCCCAAGGGCGCCCCCGGCAGCGCGCTCGCCGACGTGATCCGCCGGGTGCACGCCGGCGGCCGGTACGTCGACCCGTCGCTCGCCGCCGACGCGCTCACCCTTCCCACCTGCCCGTTGACACCCCGCGAGCTGGAGACGCTGCGGTTGGCGGAGTTCGGCGCCCCGGTCGCGGTGATCGCCCGCCGGGTGCACCTGTCCACCGGCACGGTGCGCAACCACCTCTCCGCCGCAGTGCAGAAAATCGGCGCGGCAGACCGGGCCGCAGCCGTGCGCACCGCCCGGGACAACGGCTGGCTCTAA